Proteins from a single region of Haloterrigena alkaliphila:
- a CDS encoding GIY-YIG nuclease family protein: MADFREEYYDFNPHFTEIDDVLEELDALLGDRYDCSYETSLKDEFLIACFERIDPTQDWRTLVKTKETYDDSWNAKKKRATALHMLMTKQIGWPLHKALLDFERKYIVGIILTIKASDQGIRRHYDHVPTTLPPDIDPSDLENELPERTVPDQPFPTLCRFSRTIESDTAALLKERGINPAPGNHHIVYVVDCTPAPDAERKAITAIRRYTQAKHINGYQPADERESAAVFLNESKGLFYVGRSDQFPQRMQQHYEGRASGGARFTNLYKPRRLLEVTDFETRAEAETDEQRRAYRLQMKTERYVSQN; the protein is encoded by the coding sequence ATGGCAGATTTCCGGGAAGAGTACTACGATTTCAATCCCCACTTCACCGAAATAGACGACGTCCTCGAAGAACTGGATGCTCTCCTCGGCGATCGGTACGACTGCAGCTACGAAACCAGCCTCAAAGATGAGTTTCTCATCGCCTGCTTCGAACGTATCGATCCCACGCAGGACTGGCGAACCCTCGTTAAGACCAAAGAAACGTACGACGACAGCTGGAACGCGAAAAAGAAGCGGGCAACCGCGTTACATATGCTGATGACCAAGCAAATCGGCTGGCCGCTCCACAAAGCCCTCCTGGACTTCGAACGAAAATACATCGTCGGGATCATCCTCACAATCAAAGCAAGTGACCAAGGCATCAGGCGACACTACGACCACGTACCAACGACACTCCCACCAGACATCGATCCCAGCGATCTAGAAAACGAATTGCCTGAACGGACGGTACCCGACCAACCTTTCCCAACCCTCTGCAGATTCTCCCGAACTATCGAATCCGACACAGCAGCATTGCTCAAGGAACGCGGTATCAATCCAGCGCCCGGCAACCATCACATCGTCTACGTAGTCGATTGTACTCCCGCACCGGACGCCGAACGAAAAGCCATCACCGCGATCCGTCGATACACACAGGCAAAACACATCAATGGCTACCAGCCCGCCGATGAAAGAGAATCCGCTGCAGTCTTCCTCAATGAGTCAAAAGGGCTCTTCTACGTAGGACGCAGCGACCAATTTCCTCAGCGCATGCAACAGCACTATGAGGGACGGGCCAGTGGCGGTGCCCGGTTCACCAACCTGTACAAACCACGGCGACTCCTCGAAGTAACTGACTTCGAAACCAGAGCCGAGGCAGAAACAGACGAACAGCGCCGTGCATATCGGCTTCAGATGAAAACCGAGAGGTACGTCTCCCAGAACTAG